The following is a genomic window from Rutidosis leptorrhynchoides isolate AG116_Rl617_1_P2 chromosome 8, CSIRO_AGI_Rlap_v1, whole genome shotgun sequence.
AGATTTTATGTATGAGTGGTTAAGTACTCAAAACACATATTCTATTACTTAATATCCGAGATCATATCTTGTTGCACAAATTTCATCTAGCTAGTTATTATTTCTATGATGAGTTCTTTTTTTCTATGTATATATTGTATGTATGTACGTAGGAAGCTCCGTTGGAGGGTGAATGGGAAGAAGGACCACCAAGGGAGGCTAAATGGTGGTACTCAACTTTTCACACTGTCACCGCTATGGTTGGTGCCGGTGTTCTTAGCTTGCCTTATGCTATGGCATACCTTGGATGGTATATATGCTTTAtttaactttatatttttttttttatttcaaacaTATTTAACTTTagaaacatcataattacttcacaCACCACTGAATACAATATCAATAATTTATAGTAGTACAACAAAGCACGACATATGTGCACGTTTTATGAGGTATAAAGTAATTTTAATGGTATACAAATCATCTGTATGTAATCATATATTCATATGATATGACAACAGGGGTCCAGGCATGGCGGTAATGGTTATATCATGGTGTATGACCTTACATACAATGTGGCTCTTAGTCCAACTCCATGAAACTTCACAAGGGGTTCGTTTTGACCGCTACATTGACTTAGCAAAGCATGCCTTTGGCCCAAAACTCGGACCATGGATAGTATTACCACAGCAGCTGATAGTACAAGTTGGAGTGAACATTGTGTACATGGTCACAGGTGGAACTTGTCTTCAAAAGTTTATGGAAATGGTGTGCACAGATTGCACAAGATTAAGACACTCTTATTGGatcattatttttggttccacacaCTTTTTTCTCTCTCAGCTTCCAAATTTCAATTCTGTTTCTGGTGTTTCACTGGCTGCTGCTGTTATGTCACTATGGTAGGTTAAATTGTTAACATGTTATCATTTGAGTGCGTGTTTGTGATTTCTTTATTTTATTTCCATTTATTATTTGCTTAAAAGATAAGCACATGTCAACATCTTTAATGCTTAATTTAAGTGCTTATACATAATTGAATAAGCAAATAAACATCTTTTTATGATATAAGCAATCCTAAAGACCTAAACAACTTTACTAATAATAGAAATACATTACTTCACAAGAAGAAAGGGTTAAAAGCTCATAAGTGACCCAATTACACTTCtaaaaatttaatttattaaaaataatacttagtTTAGTTTCTGATAAATTAGTAGTAGTTTATCTTTATTATAACCTGGGGCGGACCTGTGTAGAGCAACTGGGTCGGCTGCCCCGAATGAccgattatatttaattatatttttatgttaCAACTCAACGTTTTTAACTATAATATTGTTCTTTATAATTTCTTAACATTTCGTCCCcgtaaaagaaaaaaatttaaaaaataaataaatccatGATCGgctattgattttaacatatgttTTAAATATGGTCTAATGTGACAGCTATTCAACTATAGCTTGGGCCGGTTGTCTAAGCAAAGGCAGACAACCGGACGTAAGCTACGCTTACAAGAAAACAAGCGGAGCCGATTCCGTATTCCGAATATTCAATGCACTGGGCCAGATTTCGTTTGCGTATGCAGGGCATGCAGTCGCACTTGAAATCCAGGCAACGATTCCTTCAAGACCTGGAAAACCTTCAAAAGTAGCAATGTGGAAAGGCGCAATGGGAGCGTATTTTGTGAATGCTATATGTTATTTTCCTGTAGCGATTATTGGGTATTGGGCGTTTGGGCAAGATGTTACTGATAACGTTATTGTTGCATTGCAAAAACCATCGTGGCTCATTGCGGCAGCTAATTTGATGGTTGTGGTTCATGTTCTTGGTAGCTACCAGGTACTGTTAATAGTACACAACTTACCAAAACTTGGTAACCTcatgttttaatttatataataaataattctTGATGATAAAATGTATTTAAACAAACTGTTAGGTATTTGCAATGCCGTTATTTGACTTGATGGAGAAAGGATTGAGTAAAAAATTCAGGGTCCCTTCTGGACTACCACTTAGACTGGTTGTTCGttctacttatgttggtaagtttgttttttttttttttttttcctattattTGGAATATATTCATGACTTCAAATATATTATTGATTGATTATTGATTGATGATTATTTATACATTTACGAATATTAAAATTAATGGAAAATTGCAGCTTTCACGTTGTTCATGGCTGTGACGTTTCCCTTTTTTGGCGATCTTCTTGGTTTCTTTGGTGGATTTGGTTTTGCTCCTACATCTTATTTTGTAAGCATTTTAGAATACGTTTTATGAAAATACTACTATGTCCGCGTATATACATCGTACAGATTTAAACTCAGAACCGTAAATATAATCTTAAGCTAAACTCATATATATTTAGCTTAGTTGTAACCGAGTTATGTTATTTTTGTTTAAGAACTCATTAAATGACTAAATGAATTTATCAGCTTCCAAGTATAATATGGCTCATACTCAAGAAACCCAAGAGATTCAGTACCCAGTGGCTTGTTAATTGGGTAAGCATTTTTCACTCATCTATCAATTTTATAATAGACGTTACGGACAGTTAAATATCGAATCTTACACCATCTTGAAATTAAATAATGATTGATCCAAAGATCGAACGATTTTAACTGACATTGTGCTTGAATAGATCCCATGATCTAATTCACAAACAAAGTCTATTCAATCGGATGCTAACGACATGTCATGCTTATATTAGTAAAGTTTCCAAGTCAAACTAAGTGTGGGTTGTTTGTTTTCAGGTGGGAATATTCATTGGAGTGTTTATAATGTTAGCATCAACAATTGGTGGGTTCAGGAATATAATTGCTGACTCCTCATCTTATGATTTTTATCAGTAAATCATGTTATATAATTTCAAAACTTCGTAAAAGTAGTACTGTAGTATTTGTATTCCACATTACATGTTTGTATAATGAACCTAAGGATAGACTTGCAACATTTCTGTATTATCGATTGTTACGAAGTTATCTGTGTATCTATCAACGTCTGTCATGGTCTGTTATGAGCGCGTTATCATCTATTGTTACAAATAATTGAACGCAAAAAATACTAAGTATAAAAAGCAAATAGAATTAATGAAGATGCTTGCGAAAATGTTGAAGAAACAATCTACAAAAGGTTGAAAATTCAGAGTACATGCAATGTTACTAATCTAGATAGAACTTCATTAGTTGTAACATAAGGTGTTAAATTATCACCATTAATATGATGCAACTAATGTGAGCATAATCTCTTTCAACCTATCTATTGTCTTTGTTATATAACAACGATCAATAG
Proteins encoded in this region:
- the LOC139861395 gene encoding lysine histidine transporter-like 6; protein product: MVSESPPLPKEAPLEGEWEEGPPREAKWWYSTFHTVTAMVGAGVLSLPYAMAYLGWGPGMAVMVISWCMTLHTMWLLVQLHETSQGVRFDRYIDLAKHAFGPKLGPWIVLPQQLIVQVGVNIVYMVTGGTCLQKFMEMVCTDCTRLRHSYWIIIFGSTHFFLSQLPNFNSVSGVSLAAAVMSLCYSTIAWAGCLSKGRQPDVSYAYKKTSGADSVFRIFNALGQISFAYAGHAVALEIQATIPSRPGKPSKVAMWKGAMGAYFVNAICYFPVAIIGYWAFGQDVTDNVIVALQKPSWLIAAANLMVVVHVLGSYQVFAMPLFDLMEKGLSKKFRVPSGLPLRLVVRSTYVAFTLFMAVTFPFFGDLLGFFGGFGFAPTSYFLPSIIWLILKKPKRFSTQWLVNWVGIFIGVFIMLASTIGGFRNIIADSSSYDFYQ